AGGCCGGCGTGGGCAAGACCGCGCTGGCCGAGGGCCTGGCCAAGCGCATCGTCGACGGCGAGGTACCGGAAGTGCTGGAAAGCGCCACCATCTGGTCGCTCGACCTGGGCGCGCTGGTGGCCGGCACCAAGTACCGCGGCGACTTCGAGAAGCGCCTGAAGGGCGTGATCGCGCAGCTGAAGAAGCAGCCGGGCGCGATCCTGTTCATCGACGAGATCCACACCATCATCGGCGCCGGCTCGGCGTCGGGCGGCACCATGGACGCGTCGAACCTGATCAAGCCGATGCTCGCTTCCGGCGAGCTGCGCTGCATCGGTTCGACCACGTTCCAGGAATACCGCGGCGTGTTCGAGAAGGATCGCGCGCTGGCCCGCCGCTTCCAGAAGATCGACGTGGTCGAGCCGACCGTGGCCGACAGCATCGAGATCCTCAAGGGCCTGCGCTCGCGCTTCGAGGAACATCACCACGTGGCGTACACCAACGAGGCGCTGAAGGCGGCGGTGGACCTGTCGGTGAAGCACATCCCCGACCGGCTGCTGCCGGACAAGGCGATCGACGTGATCGACGAGGCCGGTGCCCGCCAGCGGCTGCTGCCGGAAGACCAGCGCACCGGCAAGGTCGACGTGGGCGAGGTCGAGTACATCGTGGCGAAGATGGCGCGAATCCCGGCCAAGCAGGTGTCGGCCTCGGACCGCGACGTGCTGCGCAACCTCGAGCGCAACCTGAAGATGGTGGTGTTCGGCCAGGATCCGGCGATCGAGGCGCTGGCTGCGTCGATCAAGATGGCCCGCTCGGGCCTGGCCGATCCGTCCAAGCCGATCGGCTGCTTCCTGCTGGCCGGCCCCACCGGCGTGGGCAAGACCGAGGTGACCAAGCAGTTGGCGATGCAGCTGGGCATCGAGATGATCCGCTTCGACATGTCCGAGTACATGGAGGCGCACTCGGTGTCGCGGCTGGTCGGCGCGCCTCCGGGCTACGTCGGCTTCGACCAGGGCGGCCTGCTGACCGAGGCGGTCACCAAGCATCCGCACGCGGTGCTGCTGCTGGACGAGATCGAGAAGGCGCACCCGGACGTGTTCAACATCCTGCTGCAGGTGATGGACCGCGGCGTGCTGACCGACACCAACGGCCGCGAGGCGAACTTCAAGAACGTGGTGGTGGTGATGACCACCAACGCGGGTGCGGCGATCGCCGCACGACGCAGCATGGGCTTCGTCGAGCAAAAGCACGAATCGGATGCGATGGAAGTGATCCGCCGCATCTTCACCCCGGAGTTCCGCAACCGGCTGGACGCGATCATCCAGTTCGGTGCGCTCGACTTCGAGCACATTCTGCGCGTGGTCGACAAGTTCCTGATCGAGCTGGAAAGCCAGCTGACCGAGAAGCGGGTGAGCCTGGACGTGGGCGCCGATGCCCGCCGCTGGCTGGCCGAGCACGGCTTCGACCCGCAGATGGGCGCGCGACCGATGGCGCGGGTGATCCAGGAAAAGGTGAAGCGCGCGCTGGCCGACGAGCTGCTGTTCGGCAAGCTGGCCGAGGGCGGCGTGGTCCGCCTGAGCGTGGCCGATGGCGAGCTGAAGGTCGACTGCAAGGCGGCGGAGAAGCTGCCGGCCGTGGTCGAGTAAACCGGGAAGCGGGGCAAAGCAAAGGCGGCGCATGGGCGCCGCCTTTGTCATGTCCGCTGCCGTCGCCTCGCGGGCGCGGCAGCCGGCAACACCGCCGCGCTTACTTCATGCGGTAGGTGATGCGGCCCTTGCTCAGGTCGTACGGGGTCATTTCGATCTTGACCTTGTCGCCGGTAAGGATGCGGATGTAGTGCTTGCGCATGCGACCGGA
This genomic stretch from Rhodanobacter thiooxydans harbors:
- the clpA gene encoding ATP-dependent Clp protease ATP-binding subunit ClpA; translation: MFSKDLEVTIGHCYKRAREQRHEFMTVEHLLLALTENQSALGALRACGADLPRLSADLERIINETVPVLPPGDERDTQPTLGFQRVLQRAVYHVQSSGRKEVTGANVLVAIFGEKDSHAVYFMHQQEITRLDVVNYISHGIAKIGDEPAAGVSGGEREGEEGGEPKGNPLHEFASNLNELALEGKIDPLIGRADEIERTIQVLCRRRKNNPLYVGEAGVGKTALAEGLAKRIVDGEVPEVLESATIWSLDLGALVAGTKYRGDFEKRLKGVIAQLKKQPGAILFIDEIHTIIGAGSASGGTMDASNLIKPMLASGELRCIGSTTFQEYRGVFEKDRALARRFQKIDVVEPTVADSIEILKGLRSRFEEHHHVAYTNEALKAAVDLSVKHIPDRLLPDKAIDVIDEAGARQRLLPEDQRTGKVDVGEVEYIVAKMARIPAKQVSASDRDVLRNLERNLKMVVFGQDPAIEALAASIKMARSGLADPSKPIGCFLLAGPTGVGKTEVTKQLAMQLGIEMIRFDMSEYMEAHSVSRLVGAPPGYVGFDQGGLLTEAVTKHPHAVLLLDEIEKAHPDVFNILLQVMDRGVLTDTNGREANFKNVVVVMTTNAGAAIAARRSMGFVEQKHESDAMEVIRRIFTPEFRNRLDAIIQFGALDFEHILRVVDKFLIELESQLTEKRVSLDVGADARRWLAEHGFDPQMGARPMARVIQEKVKRALADELLFGKLAEGGVVRLSVADGELKVDCKAAEKLPAVVE
- the infA gene encoding translation initiation factor IF-1; protein product: MAKDDVIEMEGTVQETLPNTMFRVQLENGHVIIAHISGRMRKHYIRILTGDKVKIEMTPYDLSKGRITYRMK